A stretch of Cloacibacillus sp. DNA encodes these proteins:
- the dprA gene encoding DNA-processing protein DprA, which translates to MDDRLKLMLLLNSVNANAAALAKFLLFGLEPCELWRPSGADAAKEVFSEKMLAKIRAANDGGWAERELERAGELGVRLLTVDDEDYPRELFDLKDAPLVLYWRGSAKRLPDKTKIGVVGTRRMSAYGREVSKRIGAACAEHDIVLISGGAWGVDGCSQGACCENGGETFAVLGTGADLVYPVTNRKLFEMIAERGALISEFPLGSRGKPWHFPQRNRIVAALSERVVVVEAPLKSGSMITARLALELGREVWAVPGQIYGANSKGTNRLLYDGAYPYISEEVFLSACGVDTAAPAERGGVKNIEISAEESLIFKSLAENGAMTIDKLSLAVKMSPADLLKNITLLSAKGIVFMSAPGRYSVKSNL; encoded by the coding sequence ATGGATGACCGCCTGAAGCTGATGCTGCTGCTGAACAGCGTCAACGCCAACGCCGCGGCGCTTGCCAAGTTCCTTTTGTTCGGTCTCGAGCCGTGCGAGCTGTGGCGGCCCTCCGGGGCGGATGCCGCGAAAGAGGTATTCAGCGAAAAAATGCTCGCGAAAATACGCGCCGCGAACGACGGCGGCTGGGCGGAGCGTGAACTTGAACGCGCCGGCGAACTTGGCGTGCGCCTGCTGACGGTGGACGACGAAGATTATCCGCGGGAGCTGTTTGACCTGAAAGACGCCCCTCTCGTTCTCTACTGGCGGGGAAGCGCTAAAAGACTGCCTGATAAAACCAAGATCGGCGTCGTCGGCACCCGCCGCATGAGCGCCTACGGCAGAGAGGTATCCAAACGGATCGGGGCCGCCTGCGCGGAACACGATATCGTGCTGATCAGCGGAGGGGCCTGGGGCGTCGACGGCTGCTCGCAGGGAGCCTGCTGCGAAAACGGCGGCGAGACCTTCGCGGTGCTCGGCACCGGCGCGGACCTTGTCTATCCGGTCACCAACAGGAAATTATTCGAGATGATCGCCGAACGCGGCGCCCTGATCTCGGAGTTTCCCCTCGGCTCACGCGGCAAACCCTGGCACTTTCCGCAGCGCAACCGGATCGTAGCCGCGCTCTCTGAAAGGGTCGTCGTGGTCGAAGCGCCGCTCAAAAGCGGCTCGATGATCACGGCGCGCCTCGCTCTGGAGCTTGGGCGAGAGGTTTGGGCGGTACCAGGACAGATATACGGCGCCAATTCCAAGGGGACGAACCGTCTGCTTTACGACGGGGCCTATCCTTATATATCCGAGGAGGTCTTTCTCAGCGCCTGCGGCGTTGATACTGCCGCCCCGGCGGAGCGCGGCGGCGTAAAAAATATAGAAATATCCGCCGAAGAGAGTCTGATTTTTAAATCTCTCGCGGAAAACGGGGCGATGACGATTGACAAGCTATCTCTTGCCGTTAAAATGAGCCCCGCTGACCTTTTAAAAAATATAACCCTTTTATCAGCAAAAGGGATCGTTTTTATGTCCGCACCTGGACGATACAGCGTAAAGAGTAATTTGTAA
- a CDS encoding YifB family Mg chelatase-like AAA ATPase, whose protein sequence is MNNVSGLTLRGVKGVAVEVEVDITGGLFSISVVGLADTAVKEARERVRAALRAAGVNIRGRVSINLAPADIPKEGALLDLPIAVALASAAGHLSVPRPSLFIGELALDGRLRGVRGAVPAAFFAKENNIELFIPAENAAEVSLVDGVRAYAAEDLREIIAHLRGEKELAPVSGRKIEDTAVSADPDFADIKGQSAAKRALEIAAAGHHNILFVGSPGSGKTLLARALKGILPPLSDAEMMEVMLLRSTAGLNLELSRERPFRSVHHTASAVSICGGGSALRPGEISLASRGVLFLDEFPEFQRDVIEALRQPLEDGSITVSRAAGSVVYPAKVLVVAACNPCPCGFAGDSERQCICTPFSLERYRRKLSGPILDRIDLHVAVPRLTPEELVSLGGNCGERSEIVRARVAEARRIQAERWSGFGFHCNSEIPEKFLRRSASMKSDVRAFILEALKGVKLSGRGLSRVLRISRTIADLDGAPQIEVKHVAEAISYREGEATAWMTA, encoded by the coding sequence ATGAATAACGTCTCGGGTCTTACACTGCGCGGGGTGAAGGGCGTCGCCGTCGAGGTGGAGGTCGATATAACGGGAGGCCTCTTCTCGATTTCGGTGGTCGGCCTTGCCGACACCGCCGTCAAGGAGGCGCGCGAACGGGTGCGCGCCGCGCTTCGCGCCGCCGGCGTCAACATTCGCGGCCGTGTCTCAATAAACCTCGCGCCCGCCGACATCCCCAAGGAGGGGGCGCTGCTGGACCTGCCGATCGCCGTCGCGCTGGCCTCTGCCGCCGGCCACCTTTCGGTGCCCCGTCCCTCGCTCTTCATCGGCGAACTGGCGCTTGACGGAAGGCTCCGCGGCGTAAGGGGGGCTGTTCCCGCCGCCTTTTTTGCCAAAGAAAATAACATTGAACTATTTATCCCCGCGGAAAACGCCGCCGAGGTCTCGCTTGTGGATGGTGTGCGTGCCTACGCGGCGGAGGATCTGCGGGAGATTATCGCGCACCTGCGCGGAGAAAAAGAGCTCGCGCCGGTAAGCGGCCGTAAGATCGAGGATACGGCGGTCTCCGCCGACCCGGATTTTGCCGACATCAAAGGGCAGAGCGCCGCGAAACGCGCGCTTGAGATCGCGGCCGCCGGCCATCACAATATATTGTTCGTCGGCTCGCCCGGTTCGGGAAAGACGCTGCTGGCCCGCGCGCTGAAGGGGATACTGCCGCCTCTCTCCGACGCGGAGATGATGGAGGTCATGCTGCTGCGTAGCACCGCCGGGCTTAACTTGGAGCTCAGCCGCGAACGCCCCTTCCGCTCCGTTCACCATACCGCGAGCGCCGTCTCGATCTGCGGCGGCGGCTCCGCGCTGCGCCCCGGCGAGATCAGCCTCGCCTCGCGCGGTGTACTCTTTCTCGACGAATTTCCAGAATTTCAGCGCGACGTGATCGAAGCTCTGCGCCAGCCGCTTGAAGACGGTTCGATAACGGTGAGCCGCGCGGCGGGGAGCGTAGTCTATCCCGCCAAGGTGCTTGTCGTCGCGGCCTGCAACCCCTGTCCCTGCGGCTTCGCGGGGGATTCCGAGCGGCAATGTATATGCACTCCGTTCTCGCTGGAACGCTACCGGCGAAAATTATCCGGCCCGATACTGGACAGGATCGATCTGCACGTCGCGGTGCCGCGCCTCACCCCGGAAGAGCTTGTCTCACTCGGCGGAAACTGCGGCGAGCGCAGCGAAATTGTGCGGGCGCGCGTCGCCGAAGCGCGCAGGATACAGGCCGAACGTTGGTCTGGCTTCGGCTTTCATTGCAACTCGGAGATACCGGAAAAATTTCTCCGGCGCAGCGCTTCGATGAAATCCGACGTCCGCGCCTTCATCCTTGAGGCGCTCAAAGGCGTGAAACTGTCGGGGCGCGGCCTTTCGCGCGTACTGCGCATATCACGGACGATCGCCGATCTTGACGGCGCGCCCCAGATAGAGGTAAAGCATGTCGCCGAGGCGATAAGCTACCGTGAAGGGGAGGCGACCGCATGGATGACCGCCTGA
- a CDS encoding YraN family protein, with protein MTKRSLEYALKLEAKRGGAPSAKHSEAEPPSAPHLVKGRMGEELAAGYLTAQGITIIERNVRIGRCEIDIIAKEGDELVFAEVRTRGENRLMSPEESVGPRKLSNLIFAGRAWTEERNYNGFWRIDLVSVILAEGREPRIEHLRGITEPII; from the coding sequence ATGACGAAACGTTCTCTTGAATACGCGCTGAAGCTTGAGGCAAAACGCGGCGGCGCGCCGTCCGCGAAACATTCGGAGGCGGAGCCGCCCAGCGCGCCGCATCTCGTCAAGGGGCGTATGGGCGAGGAGCTCGCCGCCGGCTATCTTACCGCGCAGGGAATCACAATAATTGAGAGAAACGTAAGAATAGGGCGCTGCGAGATAGACATCATCGCAAAAGAGGGGGACGAGCTGGTCTTTGCCGAGGTGCGCACGCGCGGCGAGAACAGACTGATGTCCCCGGAGGAGAGCGTTGGCCCGCGTAAACTCTCCAACCTTATATTTGCCGGACGCGCCTGGACCGAGGAGCGCAATTACAACGGCTTCTGGCGCATAGACCTTGTCTCCGTCATTCTTGCCGAAGGGCGGGAGCCGCGGATAGAACATCTCCGCGGCATCACCGAGCCGATCATATGA
- a CDS encoding ribonuclease HII: protein MGEPLGVPALIIAGTDEVGRGPLAGPVVAAAAILTAEQRRWLLSAGLRDSKKLTPKRREALFEKICEAGIIWRAQAACAQRIDKINILQASLWCMKRSIEQLALSPSLVLVDGNRAIPGLGLPQKPVIKGDDRVPVIAAASIVAKVLRDRVMEVMDRIYPQYSFAKHKGYPSVLHKSLIAKYGPSPIHRLSFRGVLDDDDETFS from the coding sequence GTGGGAGAGCCTTTAGGCGTGCCCGCCCTCATCATCGCCGGTACGGACGAGGTCGGACGCGGCCCTCTCGCGGGGCCGGTGGTCGCTGCCGCCGCGATTTTGACCGCCGAACAGCGCCGCTGGCTGCTCTCCGCCGGTCTGCGCGATTCAAAGAAACTGACTCCCAAGCGCCGCGAGGCGCTCTTTGAGAAGATATGCGAGGCCGGAATAATCTGGCGCGCGCAGGCCGCCTGCGCACAGCGCATTGATAAAATAAATATCCTCCAGGCTTCGCTTTGGTGTATGAAGCGTTCCATCGAACAGCTGGCGCTTTCGCCGTCGCTTGTGCTTGTGGACGGCAACAGGGCGATCCCCGGCCTTGGACTGCCGCAGAAGCCGGTGATCAAGGGCGACGACCGCGTCCCCGTGATCGCCGCTGCCTCGATAGTCGCGAAGGTGCTGCGCGACCGCGTGATGGAGGTCATGGACCGTATCTACCCCCAGTATTCGTTCGCGAAGCACAAGGGCTATCCGAGCGTGCTTCATAAAAGCCTGATCGCGAAATACGGGCCATCACCGATACACAGACTCTCATTCAGAGGGGTGCTTGACGACGATGACGAAACGTTCTCTTGA